The following are encoded in a window of uncultured Flavobacterium sp. genomic DNA:
- a CDS encoding GDCCVxC domain-containing (seleno)protein: protein MVYNGKQVELKSSITCPNCKHTKMEMMPTDACAFFYECENCKERLRPLEGDCCVYCSYGTLKCPPIQTGEQCC from the coding sequence ATTGTTTACAATGGAAAACAGGTAGAATTAAAATCAAGTATCACATGCCCCAATTGTAAGCATACAAAAATGGAGATGATGCCAACTGATGCTTGTGCATTTTTCTATGAATGCGAAAACTGTAAAGAAAGATTAAGACCGTTAGAAGGAGATTGTTGTGTTTATTGCAGCTATGGAACCCTAAAATGTCCGCCTATACAAACCGGAGAACAATGCTGTTAA
- a CDS encoding pentapeptide repeat-containing protein, with protein MLKTKMIGNKIAEARKKINISQAQLAQRLFISSQAVGKWERGESMPDITTFNRLAEILNVDLNYFSETFQSESIVTAIEFLGKQSDEIPSTKQKKTLSWNMSSGNWVDADFSGLKNLHEKFSSSNMKRCIFIGSDMSGLLLKNNNVNQCDFSDSDISNGHIQNSNLTNNMFKDCSLRKTEFSRNHIKGCDFSDANLIEVNFLKSNHIENCNFLDVDMSSGHIQTSELSNNIFKNCSFKDTEFSKSDIGSCDFSNANFTGAEFKSGAFGKNTITNALWNNTSFIAMQIDNMIFDGTLEDCYFENCDFSKVTFQNVILNNTFFKNNNLKRIKFVDCQADRITYEFLKNEKADLTGIELLVS; from the coding sequence ATGTTAAAAACTAAAATGATTGGCAATAAAATTGCCGAAGCGAGAAAGAAAATAAATATTTCTCAGGCCCAGCTTGCTCAGCGTTTATTTATTAGTTCACAAGCTGTGGGAAAATGGGAACGTGGAGAATCAATGCCGGACATCACTACTTTTAATCGTCTTGCAGAAATTCTGAATGTTGATCTTAATTACTTTTCAGAAACCTTCCAATCTGAAAGCATTGTAACAGCTATTGAGTTTTTGGGTAAACAATCTGATGAAATACCATCAACAAAACAGAAAAAAACACTCAGTTGGAATATGTCAAGCGGAAACTGGGTGGATGCTGACTTTTCGGGATTGAAAAACCTGCACGAAAAATTCAGTTCGTCTAACATGAAGCGTTGTATTTTCATTGGTTCAGATATGTCGGGACTGCTGCTTAAAAACAATAATGTTAATCAGTGTGACTTCTCAGATTCTGATATTAGCAACGGCCATATCCAAAATTCTAATTTAACCAACAATATGTTCAAGGATTGTTCCCTAAGAAAAACTGAATTTTCAAGAAACCATATAAAAGGCTGTGATTTCTCCGATGCCAATCTTATTGAAGTCAATTTTCTAAAAAGTAATCATATTGAGAACTGCAACTTTTTAGATGTTGATATGAGCAGCGGTCACATTCAGACTTCTGAATTATCAAACAACATATTTAAAAACTGTTCATTTAAAGATACTGAATTTTCAAAAAGCGATATAGGATCCTGCGATTTCTCTAATGCCAATTTTACAGGAGCGGAGTTTAAATCTGGTGCCTTCGGGAAGAACACAATTACAAATGCTTTGTGGAATAACACCTCTTTTATTGCAATGCAGATTGACAATATGATTTTTGATGGTACATTGGAGGATTGTTATTTTGAAAACTGCGACTTTAGTAAAGTAACATTCCAGAATGTAATCCTTAATAACACATTCTTTAAAAACAATAATTTGAAACGAATCAAATTTGTAGATTGTCAGGCTGATAGAATAACCTATGAATTTCTAAAAAATGAAAAAGCAGATTTGACCGGCATCGAGTTGCTGGTTTCTTAA
- a CDS encoding YdeI/OmpD-associated family protein — MAQLNSKVDEYIAKSQDFAKPILEYLRQIIHETCPEAAEDIKWGTPHYSYKGDHLCMIAGFKNHCSFSLYKAEFLKDKEISESVKAGKKFGYMDKLKSVSELPSKEVLVSLIKEAMTINEKGIKKEKTVSDKPKVIETPEYLVEAFNANIKAKEIWESKSDSYRKDYLVWIIDAKTDTTRQKRIEQSLEWIAEGKGKFWQYEKK, encoded by the coding sequence ATGGCACAATTAAATTCAAAAGTAGATGAATACATTGCAAAATCACAAGACTTTGCAAAACCTATCCTGGAATATTTAAGACAAATTATTCATGAGACTTGTCCAGAGGCAGCAGAAGACATTAAATGGGGAACACCTCACTATTCCTACAAAGGCGACCATTTATGTATGATTGCAGGTTTCAAAAATCACTGCTCATTTAGTCTGTACAAAGCAGAATTCCTGAAAGACAAAGAAATCTCAGAAAGCGTAAAAGCAGGAAAGAAATTTGGTTATATGGATAAACTGAAATCTGTTTCTGAATTGCCATCAAAAGAAGTTTTGGTTTCACTTATTAAAGAAGCAATGACAATTAATGAGAAAGGAATTAAAAAAGAAAAGACAGTTTCGGACAAACCAAAAGTAATTGAAACGCCTGAATATTTAGTAGAAGCGTTTAACGCAAATATAAAAGCAAAAGAGATTTGGGAATCGAAGTCAGACTCCTATCGTAAAGACTATTTAGTCTGGATAATCGACGCTAAAACAGATACCACAAGACAAAAACGAATAGAGCAATCATTGGAATGGATAGCAGAAGGAAAAGGTAAATTTTGGCAATACGAAAAAAAATAA
- a CDS encoding SusD/RagB family nutrient-binding outer membrane lipoprotein, translating into MLKKLAYITLFAISLVSCSDTLDEINKNPNATETPLAPYLLTGTLKQGADLYWGSTNNFDSSLLFVQHWAKIQYTEPDRYDVSNTSFTSLWNTGYATLITDLNTILNFPADQANSNYKGIALTLRSWTFLLLTDAYGSIPYKEAGQKVTPAYNTQKEVYTGLLEDLKQAQSLLNTANGTVTGDLAYKGDITKWKKLVNSLRLRIALRISDKEPALAKQAAIDATTDAAGVLSSNNDTFKFTYTSSPQQNPASAWFETRDDYRISKTLVDKLNELADPRLPVYAQLPSDATVGKYVGGANGLSNSDANSQGFAKTSKPGTYFLTSSSPAVIASYSETLFNLAEAAARGYIAGDAEQLYKDAITASFNQFGITNAAAISTYLNQATVKYDATNYAKSIGTQKWIAFYGQGLDAFVEWRRLDYPVLTAGPATVLDGKIPSRFFYPGTEQSLNGTSYQAAIAVQGKDLLTTKLWFDAK; encoded by the coding sequence ATGCTAAAAAAACTAGCCTATATAACACTATTTGCAATATCACTTGTCTCATGCAGTGATACATTGGATGAAATTAATAAAAATCCAAATGCAACTGAAACACCATTGGCACCTTACCTGTTAACAGGAACATTAAAACAAGGCGCTGATTTATACTGGGGATCAACAAATAACTTTGACTCATCTTTATTATTTGTTCAGCATTGGGCTAAAATCCAATATACAGAACCGGACAGATATGATGTTTCCAATACTTCTTTCACTTCTTTGTGGAATACCGGATATGCAACCCTGATTACAGATTTGAACACGATTTTGAATTTCCCGGCAGATCAGGCAAATTCAAATTATAAAGGAATTGCACTTACCCTGCGTTCTTGGACGTTTTTATTGTTGACAGATGCTTATGGAAGTATTCCTTATAAAGAAGCAGGTCAAAAAGTGACACCTGCATATAATACTCAAAAAGAAGTATACACAGGATTGCTTGAAGATTTGAAACAAGCTCAATCTTTATTAAATACAGCAAACGGTACTGTAACCGGCGATTTGGCTTATAAAGGTGACATTACAAAATGGAAAAAACTAGTAAATTCACTTCGTTTGCGTATTGCATTGAGAATTTCAGACAAAGAACCTGCTTTAGCTAAACAAGCTGCGATTGATGCAACGACTGATGCTGCGGGAGTATTAAGCAGTAATAATGATACCTTTAAGTTTACTTATACCAGTTCACCTCAGCAAAATCCGGCATCGGCATGGTTTGAAACTCGTGATGATTATCGTATTTCAAAAACATTGGTTGATAAATTAAATGAGTTAGCAGATCCGCGTTTGCCTGTTTATGCTCAATTGCCATCAGATGCAACTGTGGGGAAATATGTTGGAGGTGCTAACGGATTGTCTAACAGTGATGCTAATAGTCAGGGTTTTGCTAAAACATCAAAACCGGGTACTTACTTCCTGACTTCGTCATCGCCGGCTGTGATTGCTTCTTATTCTGAAACATTATTTAATCTTGCCGAAGCTGCAGCACGTGGTTATATTGCAGGAGATGCAGAACAGCTTTATAAAGATGCCATTACAGCATCGTTCAATCAATTTGGTATTACAAATGCTGCAGCTATTTCTACTTATCTTAATCAGGCAACTGTGAAATATGATGCAACAAATTATGCCAAATCGATAGGTACACAAAAATGGATTGCTTTCTACGGACAAGGTTTAGACGCTTTTGTAGAGTGGAGAAGACTTGACTATCCGGTATTAACAGCTGGTCCTGCAACAGTTTTGGACGGAAAAATACCTTCACGTTTCTTCTATCCAGGTACAGAGCAGTCATTGAATGGCACCAGTTATCAGGCAGCAATAGCTGTACAAGGAAAAGACCTGCTTACTACAAAACTATGGTTTGATGCAAAATAA